Proteins encoded in a region of the Deinococcus seoulensis genome:
- a CDS encoding transposase produces the protein MLSLIQLLDDEKCFKVVRELRWPDGVDCPHCHAPYVVKQGRDDTQRFRQRYRCLNCQRKFDDLTGTVFAGHHQPLRQWVACLYLMGLNLSNRQIAYELGLNEDDAQE, from the coding sequence ATGCTGAGCTTAATTCAGCTCCTGGACGACGAAAAATGCTTCAAGGTCGTGCGGGAACTCCGTTGGCCTGATGGCGTGGACTGCCCGCATTGCCACGCACCATACGTGGTCAAGCAGGGCCGGGACGACACCCAGAGATTCAGACAGCGATATCGCTGTCTGAATTGCCAGCGGAAGTTTGATGACCTGACGGGCACCGTCTTCGCTGGTCACCACCAGCCCCTGCGGCAGTGGGTGGCGTGCTTGTATCTCATGGGTCTGAATCTGAGTAACCGCCAGATCGCTTACGAACTCGGCCTGAACGAAGATGATGCCCAGGAGTAA
- a CDS encoding type I restriction-modification system subunit M, with translation MTTNTSEVERRLWAAADNLRANSKLRSHEYSTPVLGLIFLAYADHRFQQAQQELGADADPIDFQAEGVMYLPEQARYRRLLALPEGANLGAAINEAMNAIETENDDLKGVLPKIYNRLDNSVLAPLLKAFNFEEIAAGLEGDAFGKVYEYFLGEFAKREGQLGGEFYTPTSLVKLMVEIMEPFHGRIYDPACGSGGMFVQSARFITEHQKNPTDELSVFGQEKTAETVRLARMNLAVHGLSGDIRQGNTFYEDIHGSRGKFDFALANPPFNVKGIKKDDIAADPRLPHGVPSTDNGNYLWLQYISSSLNEKGRAGVVMANSASDARGSEQLIRQRMIQSGNVDIMFAASSNLFYTVTLPATVWFLDNGKRGSAREDKVLFIDGRHTFVQVTRAIREMTDEQVEFLANIANLYRGEQPEFKHGSRETFEETFPGSVYRDVPGLCKVATRSEIEVQGWSLNPGRYVGVTARATDDFDFSARLGELNEELETLTAEAHELEERISENIQALMDGGKA, from the coding sequence ATGACGACCAACACCTCCGAAGTCGAGCGCCGCCTGTGGGCGGCGGCCGATAACCTTCGCGCGAACAGCAAGCTCCGCAGCCACGAGTACAGCACCCCGGTCCTGGGCCTGATCTTCCTGGCCTACGCCGACCACCGCTTCCAGCAGGCGCAGCAGGAACTGGGCGCAGACGCCGACCCCATCGACTTCCAGGCGGAAGGCGTGATGTACCTGCCCGAACAGGCCCGCTACCGCCGCCTGCTGGCCCTGCCGGAAGGCGCGAACCTGGGCGCGGCCATCAACGAGGCCATGAACGCCATCGAGACCGAAAACGACGACCTCAAGGGCGTGCTGCCCAAGATCTATAACCGACTCGATAACAGCGTCCTCGCGCCCCTCCTGAAGGCCTTCAACTTCGAGGAGATCGCCGCCGGACTGGAAGGGGACGCCTTCGGCAAGGTGTACGAGTACTTCCTGGGTGAGTTCGCCAAGCGCGAAGGGCAACTGGGCGGCGAGTTCTACACGCCGACCAGCCTCGTCAAGCTGATGGTCGAGATCATGGAACCCTTCCACGGCCGCATCTACGACCCCGCCTGCGGCTCGGGCGGGATGTTCGTACAGTCCGCCCGCTTCATCACCGAGCATCAGAAGAACCCCACCGACGAACTGAGCGTCTTCGGGCAGGAGAAGACCGCCGAGACCGTACGACTGGCCCGCATGAACCTCGCCGTGCACGGCCTCAGCGGCGATATCCGCCAGGGCAACACCTTCTACGAGGACATCCATGGCAGCCGCGGCAAGTTCGACTTCGCCCTGGCCAACCCGCCCTTCAACGTCAAGGGCATCAAGAAGGACGACATCGCCGCCGACCCGCGCCTGCCCCATGGTGTGCCCAGCACCGACAACGGCAACTACCTGTGGCTCCAGTACATCAGCAGCAGCCTGAACGAGAAGGGCCGCGCCGGGGTCGTCATGGCCAACAGTGCCAGCGACGCACGCGGCAGCGAGCAGCTGATCCGCCAGCGCATGATCCAGAGCGGCAACGTGGACATCATGTTCGCCGCCAGCAGCAACCTCTTCTACACCGTCACGCTGCCCGCCACGGTGTGGTTCCTCGACAACGGCAAGCGCGGCAGCGCCCGCGAGGACAAGGTCCTGTTCATTGACGGGCGCCACACCTTCGTGCAGGTCACCCGCGCCATCCGCGAGATGACCGACGAGCAGGTCGAGTTCCTGGCAAATATCGCCAACCTGTACCGGGGCGAACAACCCGAGTTCAAGCACGGCAGCCGCGAGACATTTGAAGAAACCTTCCCCGGCAGCGTGTACCGCGACGTGCCCGGCCTGTGCAAGGTCGCCACGCGCAGCGAGATCGAAGTGCAGGGCTGGAGCCTGAACCCTGGCCGATATGTGGGCGTCACTGCCCGTGCCACTGACGACTTCGACTTCAGCGCGCGATTGGGCGAGCTGAACGAGGAACTGGAGACCTTGACAGCCGAAGCACACGAGCTAGAGGAACGGATCAGCGAGAACATTCAGGCGTTAATGGATGGGGGCAAGGCGTGA
- a CDS encoding AAA domain-containing protein gives METSHHPDQAQRFFQYLKEFTQLKYKPQRTNQGDGVLWLHALPDDPRITNVARQSAEAAGDDWLVIQKPRFFPAPALPEELAGWVTDAVDRPDQAPGIRSQRVVTAQVLDDDLQTREIRETLFLDQEAAVFKSWQAYEQRWQAWAEEERRARDVQRHYSQLFDFHQKLAAESEKYELRLGLGHLTWRAPSSGEVRRHLFTARAALHFDALRGVLSVTAAGDGARTSLEQDMLDADDRVMPQVQEAIQKVLLDSGEDLWSGQTLPALLETWVNSAGDRGTYAAELRPIQGVSERPAVHWAPALILRRRGERTLTAAYDSILTQLGAPAGLPDSVRRFLGDRPPVTGPAEPGQQDQTVYFPLPANSAQRDIIRRIRREKGVLVQGPPGTGKSHTIVNLVSHLLATDQKVLVTSHTARALSVLREKFPAELRSLCITHLRGEEGAQAALQGSVGEILHRFTSRQPGQEAEQEKLLFSRLEQARQQEDRLLDCLREIREAETGQLELFGYRGPAQLIGAQLRAQEPQFEWLADFADPARPAPLSNAEMERLLDLLRDLSAEEAQELSRRRPEAAELTRPEAFLRFVQGEKASKAQAAAHEAARTHPQYPVIERAEPEARHALLQTVQALMASVDTERQRPLPWMASAVDAALKEQASRWQEVARQSLELLPELHQHADELEERALTGLNGRDLPTVRSDAQAVLHHLRGGGSWGGLFGKPAAVKQRQYLRTDVRLGGRAADTVETLTALLDHLRLDANLDKLKGLWASLGVEVSGPVRLQVTELGAHCQALVRMLKLRQVLEAAQQAVRGIMGLPQPQWWEAGDLRALVSMVQAADAGSEAQASRQTLEALLPALQGLEAVGNAHDIVSELIGAIEGRDAEAYGLAYLKLQDLAQRQALLSEQQALLSRLGAGASLLADELLSTFPESTWDARLAGFEQAWNWVRADLRVRELANPDTEVDTREQLAAARDVQRQTLGALAATKAWRSTLDRMTPREQAALVRWQNAIRKIGKGTGKHAGKWRQVAQQSLDEARTAIPAWIMPLHLVAENFAVSPGMFDVVIVDEASQAGPESLFLTFIAKKIIIVGDDKQIEPEGVGIPIAQVDALVQRYLRDVPAPEVIGDPKASLFGFGSYAYPTRISLREHFRCMPEIIKFSSDLSYPQEPLIALRQFGAERLQPLVARQVEGGYTMPLRGDKFNPVEARAIVDQIKACIANPRYAGKSFGVISLVGESQAEEIATLLRAEIGEAEIEARRLVCGNAYSFQGDERDVIFLSMVVSPTDGKREPKVGRDSEKFQPRYNVAVSRARDQLWLFHSVDLTDLHPEDLRASLIRHVRNPELEGWTPLASKEIGTLRELAARPGRGNTSPPDKFDSWFEVDVYLDLVDRGYRVIPQYELGGYRIDLVVEGLRGRLAVECDGDHWHGPEKYLDDLARQQTLERAGMEFWRVRGSTYARDPEGALEDLWRTLERRGVFPEGDPRNFQPTEPVPAHVPAEPAEGTVDAAAALQTEEAAREEIVETTSEVITPVEHVVTALLEPYGRWVPRPLPDPRTLSSLEPVVEGLQEIVASEGPMTARQAYQVYCQAAGIRFGQATKSLLNKAMTRAVRAGMLLAADEWGTPGLLDKVVRTPLCPAVRLRETGPRKLTDVPPSEIQALMLKLLASEPELGEGSPEALYRIVLATYGAQRLTENVRTVLERALRLEQPA, from the coding sequence ATGGAAACGTCGCACCACCCTGATCAGGCCCAACGCTTCTTCCAGTACCTGAAGGAGTTCACGCAGCTCAAGTACAAGCCCCAGCGCACCAATCAGGGGGACGGGGTCTTGTGGCTCCACGCACTGCCCGACGACCCCCGCATCACCAACGTGGCCCGGCAGTCCGCCGAGGCCGCCGGCGACGACTGGCTGGTCATTCAGAAGCCCCGCTTCTTCCCGGCCCCGGCCCTGCCGGAGGAGTTGGCCGGATGGGTGACGGATGCGGTTGACCGCCCCGACCAGGCTCCAGGCATCCGGTCGCAGCGGGTGGTTACCGCCCAGGTTCTGGACGATGACCTTCAGACCAGGGAGATCAGAGAGACCCTGTTCCTGGATCAGGAAGCGGCAGTCTTCAAGAGCTGGCAGGCCTATGAGCAACGCTGGCAGGCCTGGGCCGAGGAGGAACGCCGGGCGCGGGACGTGCAGCGGCACTACTCTCAGCTGTTCGACTTTCACCAGAAGCTCGCCGCAGAGAGCGAGAAGTACGAGTTGCGCCTCGGATTGGGCCACCTGACCTGGAGGGCCCCGTCGAGCGGCGAGGTCCGCCGCCACCTGTTCACGGCCCGGGCCGCCCTGCACTTCGACGCCCTGCGGGGTGTTCTGAGCGTCACGGCCGCCGGGGACGGCGCGCGGACCTCACTGGAACAGGACATGCTGGACGCCGACGACCGCGTGATGCCGCAGGTGCAGGAGGCCATCCAGAAGGTGCTGCTCGACAGTGGCGAGGACCTCTGGAGCGGGCAGACCTTACCGGCCCTGCTCGAGACCTGGGTGAATTCAGCCGGGGATCGGGGCACCTACGCAGCTGAGCTTCGACCCATTCAGGGCGTGTCGGAACGCCCGGCGGTCCACTGGGCTCCGGCCCTGATCCTGCGTCGGCGCGGCGAACGTACCCTCACCGCTGCCTACGACAGCATCCTGACTCAACTCGGCGCACCGGCCGGTCTGCCGGACAGCGTCCGGCGCTTCCTGGGTGACCGCCCACCGGTCACGGGCCCGGCGGAGCCGGGACAGCAGGACCAGACGGTGTATTTCCCACTGCCAGCCAACTCCGCGCAGCGGGACATCATCCGGCGAATCCGGCGGGAGAAGGGCGTGCTGGTGCAGGGTCCGCCCGGCACCGGGAAGTCGCACACCATCGTGAACCTGGTCAGCCACCTGCTGGCCACGGATCAGAAGGTGCTGGTCACCAGTCACACGGCCCGCGCGCTGAGCGTCCTCCGGGAGAAGTTTCCGGCGGAACTGCGCAGCCTGTGTATTACACATCTGCGCGGCGAGGAAGGCGCACAGGCCGCCCTGCAGGGCTCGGTCGGGGAGATCCTGCACCGCTTCACCAGCCGCCAGCCCGGTCAGGAGGCCGAGCAGGAGAAGCTGCTGTTCAGTCGCCTGGAACAGGCCCGTCAGCAGGAAGACCGCCTGCTCGACTGCCTCCGGGAGATCCGGGAGGCGGAGACGGGCCAGCTCGAACTGTTTGGATACCGTGGACCGGCGCAGCTGATCGGTGCGCAGTTGCGGGCTCAGGAACCTCAGTTTGAGTGGCTCGCGGACTTTGCTGACCCGGCCCGGCCTGCTCCGCTCTCAAACGCCGAGATGGAGCGGCTGCTGGACCTGCTGCGGGACCTGAGTGCCGAAGAAGCCCAGGAGCTCTCACGGCGGCGGCCAGAGGCGGCGGAACTCACCCGGCCGGAAGCCTTCCTCCGCTTCGTTCAGGGAGAGAAGGCGTCGAAGGCGCAGGCCGCCGCGCATGAGGCGGCGCGTACCCACCCGCAGTATCCTGTGATTGAGCGGGCCGAGCCAGAAGCCCGGCACGCCCTCTTGCAGACGGTTCAGGCCCTGATGGCGAGCGTCGACACCGAACGGCAGCGGCCACTGCCCTGGATGGCTAGCGCAGTCGACGCCGCATTGAAGGAGCAGGCCAGCCGCTGGCAGGAGGTGGCTCGGCAAAGCCTCGAGTTGCTGCCGGAGCTGCATCAGCACGCGGACGAGCTGGAAGAACGGGCCCTGACGGGTCTGAACGGCCGGGACCTTCCCACCGTGAGAAGCGACGCCCAGGCGGTGCTGCACCACCTGCGCGGCGGCGGGAGCTGGGGCGGCCTCTTCGGGAAGCCCGCGGCGGTCAAGCAGCGGCAGTACCTGCGCACCGATGTCCGGCTCGGTGGCCGCGCGGCCGACACGGTGGAGACTCTCACGGCCCTGCTGGACCACCTGCGCCTGGACGCCAACCTGGACAAGTTGAAGGGCCTCTGGGCCAGCCTCGGGGTCGAGGTGAGCGGTCCGGTCAGACTTCAGGTCACGGAACTCGGGGCGCACTGTCAGGCCCTGGTCCGGATGCTCAAGCTGCGCCAGGTCCTGGAGGCCGCCCAGCAGGCCGTACGGGGCATCATGGGCCTCCCGCAGCCGCAGTGGTGGGAGGCCGGGGACCTGCGTGCCCTGGTGTCGATGGTGCAGGCAGCGGACGCGGGCAGCGAGGCTCAGGCGAGCAGGCAGACCCTTGAGGCGCTGCTCCCTGCACTTCAGGGCCTCGAAGCAGTCGGCAACGCCCACGACATTGTCTCCGAGCTGATCGGAGCCATCGAGGGGCGTGACGCAGAGGCCTACGGCCTGGCCTACCTGAAGCTTCAGGACCTGGCCCAGCGTCAGGCGCTGCTGTCCGAGCAGCAGGCCCTGCTGAGCCGCCTCGGGGCGGGCGCCTCCCTGCTGGCCGATGAGCTCCTGTCCACCTTCCCGGAATCCACCTGGGACGCCCGGCTCGCGGGGTTCGAGCAGGCCTGGAACTGGGTGAGGGCTGATCTCAGGGTCCGGGAGCTCGCCAACCCGGACACCGAGGTGGACACCAGGGAACAGCTCGCGGCTGCCCGGGACGTGCAGCGCCAGACGCTGGGCGCACTCGCCGCGACGAAAGCCTGGCGCAGCACGCTGGACCGCATGACGCCCCGAGAACAGGCGGCCCTCGTGCGCTGGCAGAACGCCATCCGCAAGATCGGCAAAGGTACCGGCAAGCACGCTGGCAAGTGGCGGCAGGTGGCCCAGCAGAGCCTCGACGAGGCCCGCACGGCCATCCCCGCCTGGATCATGCCGCTGCATCTCGTCGCGGAGAACTTCGCGGTCAGCCCCGGCATGTTCGACGTCGTGATCGTCGACGAGGCCTCGCAGGCGGGCCCTGAGTCGCTGTTCCTCACCTTCATCGCAAAGAAGATCATCATCGTCGGGGACGACAAGCAGATCGAACCCGAAGGAGTGGGCATCCCGATCGCCCAGGTGGACGCCCTCGTGCAGCGGTACCTGCGTGACGTGCCTGCGCCGGAAGTCATCGGGGACCCGAAGGCCAGCCTCTTCGGCTTTGGCAGCTACGCCTACCCGACTCGGATCAGTCTGCGTGAACACTTCCGCTGCATGCCGGAGATCATCAAGTTTTCCAGCGACCTGAGCTACCCGCAGGAGCCGCTGATCGCCCTGCGGCAGTTCGGGGCCGAGCGGCTCCAGCCACTGGTGGCCCGGCAGGTCGAAGGCGGCTACACCATGCCGCTGCGCGGCGACAAGTTCAATCCGGTGGAGGCGCGGGCCATTGTCGATCAGATCAAGGCCTGCATCGCCAACCCCCGCTACGCCGGGAAGAGCTTCGGGGTGATCAGCCTGGTGGGCGAGTCGCAGGCCGAGGAGATCGCCACCCTGCTGCGCGCCGAGATCGGGGAGGCGGAAATCGAAGCCCGGAGGCTGGTGTGCGGAAACGCCTACAGCTTCCAGGGCGACGAGCGGGACGTGATCTTCCTGAGCATGGTGGTCAGCCCGACCGACGGTAAGCGGGAGCCGAAAGTCGGGCGTGACAGCGAAAAATTCCAGCCCCGCTACAACGTGGCCGTCAGCCGAGCCCGCGATCAGCTGTGGCTCTTCCACAGCGTCGACCTCACCGACCTGCATCCGGAAGACCTGCGTGCGTCCCTGATCCGCCACGTGCGCAATCCCGAACTGGAAGGCTGGACCCCGCTCGCGTCGAAGGAGATCGGGACGCTGCGTGAACTGGCGGCGCGCCCGGGACGCGGCAACACGTCCCCGCCTGACAAGTTCGACAGCTGGTTCGAGGTGGACGTCTACCTGGATCTGGTCGACCGGGGGTACCGGGTGATTCCACAGTACGAACTGGGCGGCTACCGCATCGACCTCGTCGTCGAGGGCCTGAGGGGCCGCCTGGCCGTCGAATGCGACGGCGATCACTGGCATGGTCCGGAGAAGTACCTCGACGACCTGGCCCGCCAGCAGACCCTGGAGCGCGCCGGGATGGAATTCTGGCGGGTCCGGGGCAGCACGTACGCACGCGATCCCGAAGGTGCCCTGGAGGATCTGTGGCGCACGCTGGAGAGAAGGGGCGTCTTCCCCGAAGGCGACCCCCGAAACTTCCAGCCCACCGAGCCGGTCCCGGCTCATGTTCCCGCAGAACCTGCCGAAGGCACCGTGGACGCCGCAGCCGCCCTCCAGACTGAGGAGGCGGCCCGAGAGGAGATCGTCGAGACCACCAGCGAGGTGATCACCCCGGTGGAGCATGTGGTCACGGCGCTGCTGGAGCCGTACGGCCGCTGGGTTCCCCGGCCCTTGCCGGACCCCCGCACCCTCAGCAGCCTGGAGCCTGTCGTGGAGGGATTGCAGGAGATCGTCGCGAGCGAGGGGCCAATGACGGCGCGGCAGGCGTACCAGGTGTACTGCCAGGCGGCCGGCATCCGGTTCGGGCAGGCAACGAAGAGCCTGCTGAACAAGGCGATGACCCGCGCCGTGCGCGCCGGGATGCTGCTCGCTGCGGACGAATGGGGCACCCCCGGGCTGCTCGACAAGGTCGTCCGCACGCCGCTCTGCCCTGCGGTGCGGCTGCGGGAGACCGGACCTCGCAAGCTCACGGACGTCCCACCTTCCGAAATCCAGGCCCTGATGCTAAAGCTCCTCGCCTCCGAGCCCGAGCTCGGGGAGGGCAGCCCCGAGGCCCTCTACCGGATCGTGCTGGCCACCTACGGTGCGCAGCGCCTCACCGAGAACGTCCGCACCGTGCTGGAACGTGCGCTGCGCCTGGAGCAGCCAGCCTAG
- a CDS encoding phospholipase D-like domain-containing protein — translation MCLALVRAIDGARREIDFAIYGLRGQDEVLAALVRAQARGVRVRGVVDADVKGLNYYSDTVRLRRALPQVRTDQAADLRTQAKRRPSSGRPRCDRPDDRDGPLSCYAATVGGVRYELAQASQEPIDFEGDIMHDKFFVFDRQAVWTGSANVSDSDVGGYNANVAALLTVPELAAAYTREFEQMYAGQFHREKAPGTARAVRLPGGGTAQVLFSPQDGAMREVIRTLRAARQVINVTVFYLTNKEVATALLEARHRGVQVRVILDATAARNEYTKHELLRSAGAQVKVENWGGKMHAKAASVDGRHLILGSMNWTSAGDLRNDENTLILRDVPAHVRTYDAAFETMWRSVPDQWLKANPRPEGLESGSACRDGIDNDYDSKPDSQDPDCRTSAPQAGRTAPSGANCPAGFPIKGNAGSMIFHVPGGAFYAKTQPEDCFRTPDDARQAGYRQSGR, via the coding sequence ATGTGCCTCGCCTTGGTGCGGGCCATTGACGGGGCGCGGCGTGAGATCGACTTCGCGATCTACGGCCTGCGCGGGCAGGACGAGGTGCTGGCGGCCCTGGTGCGCGCGCAGGCGCGTGGCGTGCGGGTCAGGGGGGTCGTGGACGCCGACGTGAAGGGCCTGAACTACTACTCGGATACCGTCAGGCTCCGCCGGGCCCTGCCGCAGGTCCGCACGGATCAGGCCGCAGATCTGCGAACTCAGGCGAAGCGGCGACCATCTAGCGGGCGTCCCCGCTGTGACCGCCCTGACGACCGGGACGGCCCGCTCTCGTGTTACGCCGCCACGGTGGGCGGAGTGCGGTACGAGCTGGCCCAGGCCTCCCAGGAGCCGATCGATTTCGAGGGCGACATCATGCACGACAAGTTCTTCGTCTTCGACCGGCAGGCGGTGTGGACGGGCTCGGCGAACGTCAGTGACAGTGACGTCGGCGGGTACAACGCGAACGTGGCCGCGTTGCTCACCGTTCCGGAACTCGCCGCAGCGTATACCCGCGAGTTCGAGCAGATGTACGCCGGGCAGTTCCACCGCGAGAAGGCCCCAGGGACAGCGCGGGCCGTCCGACTGCCCGGTGGAGGCACCGCCCAGGTGTTGTTCTCGCCGCAGGACGGGGCGATGCGTGAAGTGATCCGGACCCTGCGCGCCGCCCGGCAGGTCATCAACGTCACGGTCTTCTACCTCACCAACAAGGAGGTGGCCACCGCCCTGCTCGAGGCCCGGCACCGCGGCGTGCAGGTGCGGGTGATTCTGGACGCCACAGCAGCCAGGAACGAGTACACCAAGCACGAACTGCTCCGCTCCGCCGGGGCTCAGGTGAAGGTGGAGAACTGGGGCGGGAAGATGCACGCCAAGGCCGCCAGTGTGGACGGCCGCCACCTGATTCTCGGTTCGATGAACTGGACCTCGGCCGGGGATCTCAGGAACGACGAGAACACCCTGATCCTGCGTGACGTGCCCGCGCACGTCCGCACCTACGACGCGGCCTTCGAGACGATGTGGCGCAGCGTCCCGGACCAGTGGCTGAAGGCCAACCCGCGTCCGGAGGGGCTGGAGTCAGGGTCGGCCTGCCGTGACGGCATCGACAACGATTACGACAGCAAGCCGGACAGCCAGGATCCCGACTGCCGCACCAGCGCGCCTCAGGCGGGTCGGACTGCCCCCAGCGGCGCAAACTGCCCGGCCGGGTTCCCAATCAAGGGCAACGCCGGCAGCATGATCTTCCACGTCCCCGGTGGGGCCTTCTACGCGAAGACCCAGCCCGAGGACTGCTTCCGCACCCCCGATGACGCCCGTCAGGCCGGATACCGGCAGAGCGGGCGGTAA
- a CDS encoding restriction endonuclease subunit S encodes MKQIQTLLQPTDTLPILPGSWTFVSVESVSERLKPGKLFDQRSAVSEGAVPIINQSADGFVGYHDEEPGVVASFDDPVFTFANHTCEMRWMTRSFSCIQNVFPYRGIEGKSHTKYLYYATLGRVTIGDYKGHHPIFRRMVVPLPPLPTQRKIAAVLSAYDDLIENNTRRVRVLEDMARALYREWFVEYRFPGHEQAEFVEDEQGRRPKEWANVPLAHFGNFITGKTPSKTMPEYFGGDIPFIKIPDMNGIFTLSASENLSVLGSAAQKKKLVPTESILVSCIGTVGKVTITAQPSQFNQQINAITPEKKHLGFLYFLIESLKTDLEMIGLVGATMPNVSKGKLENMRVVDPGRLADDFSDHVQPLLDSILNLTRRNANLRRTRDLLLPRLVSGELDVSGLDISGVDDAAMGQEEMA; translated from the coding sequence GTGAAACAGATTCAGACACTACTCCAGCCAACAGACACGCTTCCAATCTTGCCTGGCAGTTGGACATTTGTGTCAGTCGAGTCTGTAAGTGAGCGTCTCAAGCCCGGGAAACTATTCGACCAGAGAAGTGCTGTGAGCGAGGGAGCCGTACCGATAATTAATCAATCTGCCGATGGCTTCGTTGGCTATCACGACGAGGAGCCAGGAGTGGTCGCCTCATTTGACGACCCCGTATTTACATTTGCTAACCATACATGCGAGATGCGATGGATGACTCGATCATTCTCATGCATACAAAATGTCTTCCCTTACAGAGGGATCGAAGGCAAATCACACACGAAATATCTTTATTACGCAACTTTGGGAAGGGTGACGATTGGTGATTACAAAGGGCACCACCCCATTTTTCGGCGCATGGTGGTGCCTTTGCCACCTCTCCCCACACAGCGCAAGATCGCCGCTGTCCTCTCCGCCTACGATGACCTGATCGAGAACAACACGCGGCGGGTGCGGGTGCTGGAGGACATGGCGCGAGCCCTGTACCGCGAGTGGTTCGTGGAGTACCGCTTCCCTGGTCATGAGCAGGCCGAGTTCGTAGAAGACGAGCAGGGGCGGAGGCCGAAGGAGTGGGCAAATGTTCCGCTAGCTCATTTCGGCAATTTCATAACCGGGAAAACACCATCAAAAACGATGCCAGAGTATTTTGGTGGCGACATTCCATTTATAAAAATACCGGACATGAATGGAATTTTTACATTGAGCGCCTCGGAAAATCTTTCAGTATTAGGAAGTGCGGCACAGAAGAAAAAACTTGTTCCGACAGAATCCATTTTGGTGAGTTGCATAGGTACAGTTGGCAAGGTAACTATCACTGCTCAACCAAGTCAATTTAACCAGCAGATAAACGCCATCACCCCGGAAAAAAAGCATCTTGGATTTCTTTACTTCCTGATCGAATCTCTTAAAACGGATCTAGAGATGATAGGCCTTGTTGGTGCGACGATGCCAAATGTAAGCAAGGGCAAACTAGAAAATATGCGGGTTGTGGACCCCGGACGTCTTGCCGACGATTTTAGTGATCACGTGCAGCCACTACTCGACTCGATTCTTAACCTCACTCGCCGTAACGCAAACCTGCGCCGCACGCGCGATCTGCTGTTGCCCAGGCTGGTGTCGGGCGAACTGGACGTGTCAGGGCTGGACATCAGCGGCGTTGACGACGCAGCAATGGGACAAGAGGAGATGGCATGA